Within the Dolichospermum compactum NIES-806 genome, the region CGACTTGAGTTGCTTTGAGGACGTGTTGGCAGTATTGGCGTAGAAGTCACGAATGATTCAACTCTTGAATAGTATAAACACAATGAATTTTGTAAACTAATTATTAATGCTCCGAAGAATATGGAGCATTAATAATTAGTTAAGAACTTTGGTTGAAGGCTTTTGAAATCCCTTGAATTCGTTATTTTTTTGCTGACTTACGTAATCAGAAGCTTCTTTTTCTAAGGGGATATCATTTCCTAAATCTGTATTAGCGAGCGTATCCATTGTTGGTAAGCTACCCAATTCGGCATCATTTAACATCTCGATTTCTTTGGTGGAAAATTGAGAAATGACATCCAGGAAAATATCTGTAGACTCACTGACAGATAGATGGGTACGGTTAGACAAAATCTCCATAGCAATTTCCTGAAAAAAGGAATTTTCTGCTGTTGCTACAATGTTGTTGTCTGCACAGACTTTAGCAATCATTAAACAAGACCGTAATCCAGAGGTTTTTTCCGCACCTGTAGCTATCCGAAATGATTTAACTAACCGGACTATTAAGTAAGCATATTCTTTTTGTATGTTTGTTTTCTGAATTAATATCTCTGTTTGAGTTATCTCATCTGGTTCTGGCATATTAATAGTTACCAGTCTATCCATCAAAGCATCTTGTGTAGAGTGAACTCCACAATACTCTTCGGGATTAGATGTAAAAATAGCCCGAAATTGAGGACTAACACTCAGGTATTCTGGCTGATTACTGCTAGGGGGAAGACTAAGAATTTTTTCTTCTAATGCTGATAGCAAGACGTTATTAACTTCAGGTCGTGAACGGTTAAATTCGT harbors:
- the gvpN gene encoding gas vesicle protein GvpN; protein product: MTKTNHKRAVLRVRPGQFVVTPAIEQVAIRALLYLKSGFPIHLRGPAGTGKTTLALHLAHCLDRPVMLLFGDDEFKSSDLIGSESGYTHKKLLDNYIHSVVKVEDEFKQNWVDSRLTLACREGFTLVYDEFNRSRPEVNNVLLSALEEKILSLPPSSNQPEYLSVSPQFRAIFTSNPEEYCGVHSTQDALMDRLVTINMPEPDEITQTEILIQKTNIQKEYAYLIVRLVKSFRIATGAEKTSGLRSCLMIAKVCADNNIVATAENSFFQEIAMEILSNRTHLSVSESTDIFLDVISQFSTKEIEMLNDAELGSLPTMDTLANTDLGNDIPLEKEASDYVSQQKNNEFKGFQKPSTKVLN